A window of Rhododendron vialii isolate Sample 1 chromosome 11a, ASM3025357v1 contains these coding sequences:
- the LOC131308197 gene encoding uncharacterized protein LOC131308197 has translation MSAMVDVWMGELGKLGEKVRARKPFLLRRRRRDGREDQENEASLAKKKDPAAAAASVLRNSAAAEKKKDNTISEATVCLLMDRFAPW, from the coding sequence ATGTCGGCAATGGTTGACGTGTGGATGGGTGAACTAGGGAAGCTTGGAGAGAAGGTACGAGCTCGGAAGCCATTCTTgcttagaagaagaagaagagacggTCGCGAAGATCAAGAAAATGAGGCATCACTGGCCAAGAAGAAAGaccctgctgctgctgctgcttccgTCTTGCGAAATTCAGCAGCagcagagaaaaagaaagacaatacAATATCAGAAGCCACAGTCTGTCTGCTCATGGACCGTTTTGCGCCGTGGTGA
- the LOC131308194 gene encoding B3 domain-containing protein REM20-like produces the protein MGLSFFKVFMPSNSSERLLIPLDFVAQVKERIPNKAFLRNCHGKLWPVKVTKAGNQFHFSDGWPKFVEDSSLELGEFLVFNYDGASVFYVKIFERTGCLKEVIGSSYITVNEEEEEEEEEEDEDEDEDEDEDEDEDEDEDEDEEEDEEEDMEVEKCSEEHGDAVDAQELESSPLRSGNKGKVAVKVEDNEDVFEHGIVSRPKNPYFVTKLRQKRRTELFIPTDFIRFHELELPKNLIILDEGGRKLSSNVIRWNDGRTWLTKGWKAFCKWNNLKREDRCICEFVHREGSKGIYLKMRILREGSWLPKGGSQPEIGPSS, from the exons ATGGGCCTTAGTTTCTTCAAGGTCTTCATGCCATCCAACAGCTCAGAAAGATTG CTCATTCCCTTGGATTTCGTTGCACAAGTCAAAGAAAGAATACCTAACAAAGCATTCCTGAGGAATTGTCATGGAAAACTTTGGCCCGTAAAGGTAACCAAAGCTGGAAATCAATTCCATTTTAGTGATGGCTGGCCGAAATTTGTTGAAGATAGCTCTTTAGAGCTTGGAGAATTCCTAGTATTTAATTATGATGGTGCTAGTGTATTCTATGTCAAAATATTCGAAAGAACAGGATGTTTGAAGGAAGTAATAGGATCTTCCTACATAACTGTtaatgaggaggaggaggaggaggaggaggaggaggatgaggatgaggacgaggacgaggatgaggatgaggatgaggatgaggatgaggacgaggacgaggaggaggatgaggaggaggacATGGAGGTTGAGAAATGCAGCGAGGAACATGGGGATGCTGTTGATGCGCAGGAACTTGAATCAAGCCCTTTGAGAA GTGGCAATAAGGGAAAAGTTGCTGTCAAAGTTGAGGATAATGAAGATGTTTTTGAACATGGGATAGTCTCCCGACCCAAAAATCCCTATTTTGTGACCAAACTTCGACAAAAGAGACGGACTGAACTG TTCATTCCAACAGATTTTATCAGATTTCATGAGCTTGAACTTCCTAAAAACCTAATCATCCTTGATGAAGGAGGGAGGAAATTGTCCTCAAATGTTATAAGGTGGAATGATGGCCGGACATGGCTTACTAAAGGGTGGAAAGCATTTTGCAAGTGGAACAATCTCAAGCGGGAGGACCGGTGCATTTGCGAATTCGTGCACAGAGAGGGCAGCAAGGGAATTTACTTAAAGATGCGCATTCTCCGAGAAGGTTCGTGGTTGCCAAAAGGAGGGAGCCAACCAGAGATCGGGCCAAGTAGTTAA
- the LOC131308195 gene encoding uncharacterized protein LOC131308195 — MGTFVGHIVPGLALVLIGMWHTVNTVNDYYLKGSAKFVFSFWYPFKSPLFALKHFELLSILSFSIFAIFMQVMDYPFLHFSFKLDNFEHATMFLHLAIFSGFTLCAELTHSSGTTSGVSGVLASSVFGQELFLLHYHSADHVGLEGHYHWLLQLIVLVSLISSLSSTSFPSSFPVALCLGISVVFQGCWFLNMGFMLWIPKFVPQGCVADYENMHGAVTCLTHEAGARAMALANMQFSWILAGIMIIASCISLKHAMHFRPRGESAVYEQLHSTGANISVAITGFKQPSA; from the coding sequence ATGGGCACATTTGTGGGGCATATAGTACCTGGTTTGGCCCTTGTTCTTATTGGTATGTGGCACACGGTGAACACAGTCAACGACTACTATCTCAAAGGCTCTGCCAAATTTGTTTTCAGTTTCTGGTATCCGTTTAAGAGCCCCCTTTTCGCACTAAAACACTTCGAACTCCTTTCCATCTTGTCTTTCTCCATCTTTGCCATCTTCATGCAGGTCATGGACTACCCTTTCCTCCACTTCTCCTTCAAGCTCGACAATTTCGAGCATGCGACAATGTTCCTCCACCTAGCCATATTTTCTGGGTTTACCCTTTGTGCGGAGTTAACTCATTCATCGGGGACGACATCTGGGGTCTCTGGAGTCCTCGCTTCCTCTGTTTTCGGTCAAGAGCTTTTCCTACTCCATTATCACTCAGCAGACCACGTCGGACTAGAAGGCCATTACCATTGGCTTTTGCAGCTCATAGTGTTGGTCTCtctcatttcttctctctcttcaactaGTTTCCCTTCCAGCTTCCCCGTGGCTCTTTGTTTGGGGATTTCTGTTGTTTTCCAAGGGTGTTGGTTTCTCAACATGGGTTTTATGTTATGGATTCCAAAGTTTGTTCCACAAGGATGTGTTGCGGATTATGAGAATATGCATGGAGCAGTCACGTGTCTGACGCACGAGGCTGGAGCAAGGGCGATGGCCCTAGCCAACATGCAATTCAGTTGGATACTTGCTGGAATTATGATTATTGCCTCGTGTATTTCCTTGAAGCACGCTATGCATTTTAGGCCAAGGGGGGAGTCTGCTGTTTATGAACAACTTCACAGCACAGGTGCAAATATATCTGTTGCTATTACTGGATTCAAGCAACCGAGTGCATGA
- the LOC131308198 gene encoding diphthamide biosynthesis protein 3-like, with protein MSYDDVEIEDMEWNEELQAFTYPCPCGDLFQITKDDLKIGEEIARCPSCSLYITVIYNLEDFLGDSSKQKNLEPPKQHPVAVA; from the coding sequence ATGTCGTACGACGACGTGGAGATCGAAGACATGGAGTGGAACGAGGAGCTCCAGGCCTTCACCTACCCGTGCCCATGCGGAGACTTGTTCCAGATCACCAAGGACGATCTCAAAATCGGCGAGGAAATCGCTCGGTGCCCTAGCTGTTCCCTCTACATCACCGTCATTTACAATCTCGAGGATTTCCTCGGCGATTCATCAAAGCAGAAGAATCTAGAGCCCCCCAAGCAACATCCCGTCGCCGTCGCGTGA